In a genomic window of Besnoitia besnoiti strain Bb-Ger1 chromosome XI, whole genome shotgun sequence:
- a CDS encoding n-acetyltransferase family protein (encoded by transcript BESB_020180), which translates to MSCFRPMTAGDLFKFNSVNLDGFTETFLQSFYLRYLSNWPELCIVADAPDGTIAGYIMGKVEGTGMDWHGHVTALSVAPEFRKCGLAQKLMSFLENISEMKFKCYYVDLYVRVSNTVAVNFYRKLGYRVWKTEKGYYSGKEDALDMRKPLSHDVDAVCLKGAEEPL; encoded by the exons ATGAGCTGCTTCCGGCCCATGACTGCAGGAGACCTCTTCAAATTCAACTCCGTCAACTTGGACGGATTCACTGAGACCTTTCTGCAGAGTTTCTATCTCCGGTACCTTTCCAACTGGCCCGAGCTCTGCATTGTTGCTGACGCACCAGATGGAACTATCGCAGGGTACATCATGG GCAAAGTCGAGGGAACGGGTATGGACTGGCATGGACACGTGACCGCGCTGTCGGTTGCACCGGAGTTCCGCAAGTGTGGCCTCGCGCAGAAGCTGATGTCCTTCTTGGAAAACATTTCAGAGATGAAGTTCAAATGCTACTATGTCGACCTCTACGTTAGAGTGTCGAATACCGTGGCCGTGAACTTCTACAGGAAGCTTGGCTACCGCGTGtggaagacagagaaaggCTATTACTCcggaaaagaagacgccCTCGACATGCGGAAGCCTCTCTCCCATGACGTCGATGCAGTGTGCCTCAAAGGCGCCGAAGAACCCCTCTAG